In Streptomyces sp. NBC_01717, one DNA window encodes the following:
- a CDS encoding fumarylacetoacetate hydrolase family protein, giving the protein MRIARFSIDGNVAFGAVEGDGTVDSGDLVLDIIKGIPYADFELSGTKVPLSKVRLLPPVLPNKVVAIGRNYAEHAAELGNEVPDVPVAFFKPTTSVIGSGDAIEYPSFSNEVHYEAELAVVIGRMCREVPRERVKDVIFGYTCANDVTARDAQKREKQWARAKGFDTSCPLGPWVETDLDPSDLAIQATVNGEQRQLGRTSEMIRSIEDLVVHITEAMTLLPGDVILTGTPAGVGPLHVGDEVAVSIEGIGTLTNKVIKRG; this is encoded by the coding sequence GTGCGCATCGCCAGGTTCTCCATCGACGGCAATGTCGCCTTCGGCGCGGTCGAGGGCGACGGCACCGTCGACTCCGGTGACCTCGTCCTCGACATCATCAAGGGCATCCCGTACGCCGACTTCGAGCTCTCCGGCACCAAGGTCCCGCTGAGCAAGGTCCGGCTGCTGCCGCCCGTGCTCCCCAACAAGGTCGTGGCCATCGGCCGCAACTACGCGGAGCACGCCGCAGAACTCGGCAACGAGGTCCCGGACGTACCGGTCGCCTTCTTCAAGCCCACCACGTCGGTGATCGGCTCCGGGGACGCCATCGAGTACCCCTCCTTCTCCAACGAAGTGCACTACGAGGCCGAGCTGGCCGTGGTCATCGGCCGGATGTGCCGTGAAGTGCCGCGTGAGCGCGTCAAGGACGTCATCTTCGGCTACACCTGCGCCAACGACGTCACCGCCCGCGATGCCCAGAAGCGCGAGAAGCAGTGGGCCCGGGCCAAGGGCTTCGACACGTCCTGCCCGCTGGGCCCCTGGGTGGAGACCGACCTCGACCCCAGCGACCTCGCCATTCAGGCCACGGTCAACGGTGAGCAACGTCAACTGGGCCGTACGAGCGAAATGATCCGCTCCATCGAGGACCTGGTCGTCCACATCACGGAGGCGATGACGCTGCTCCCGGGCGATGTGATCCTCACCGGCACTCCGGCAGGGGTCGGACCCCTGCATGTCGGCGACGAGGTCGCCGTCTCCATCGAAGGCATCGGCACTCTCACCAACAAGGTGATCAAGCGTGGCTAA
- the gltX gene encoding glutamate--tRNA ligase — translation MANTNSPKLSTSLEQGVPPRVRFCPSPTGNPHVGLVRTALFNWAFARHHGGTLVFRIEDTDAARDSEESYDQLLDSMRWLGFDWDEGPEVGGPHAPYRQSQRMDIYKDVAEKLLAGGYAYHCYCTTEELDTRREAARAAGKPSGYDGHCRDLTAEQTAAYEAEGRTSIVRFRMPDEALTFTDLVRGELTFQPENVPDYGIVRANGAPLYTLVNPVDDALMEITHVLRGEDLLSSTPRQIALYKALIELGIAKETPVFGHLPYVMGEGNKKLSKRDPQASLNLYRERGFLPQGLLNYLSLLGWSIAEDRDIFSVEEMVAAFDIKDVNANPARFDLKKCEHINAEHIRMLDVKTFTESCGPWLKAPFAPWAPEAFDAARFEAIAPYAQTRVTVLSDITANVDFLFLDEPVEDEASWAKAMKEGSDALLVTARAKLIESEWNAEALKNAILAAGEEHGLKLGKAQAPVRVAVTGRTIGLPLFESLEILGREKTVARIDAALAKLAA, via the coding sequence GTGGCTAACACGAACTCCCCCAAGCTCTCGACCTCGCTCGAGCAGGGGGTACCCCCCCGCGTACGGTTCTGTCCCTCCCCGACCGGCAACCCCCACGTGGGCCTGGTCCGCACCGCCCTCTTCAACTGGGCCTTCGCCCGGCACCATGGCGGCACCCTGGTCTTCCGGATCGAGGACACCGACGCGGCCCGCGACTCCGAGGAGTCGTACGACCAGCTGCTCGACTCGATGCGCTGGCTCGGATTCGACTGGGACGAGGGCCCCGAGGTCGGCGGCCCGCACGCCCCGTACCGGCAGTCGCAGCGCATGGACATCTACAAGGACGTCGCCGAGAAGCTTCTCGCCGGCGGGTACGCGTACCACTGCTACTGCACCACCGAGGAGCTCGACACCCGCCGCGAGGCCGCCCGCGCCGCCGGCAAGCCGTCCGGCTACGACGGCCACTGCCGCGACCTGACCGCCGAGCAGACCGCCGCGTACGAGGCCGAGGGCCGGACGTCCATCGTCCGCTTCCGGATGCCCGACGAGGCGCTCACCTTCACGGACCTGGTCCGCGGCGAGTTGACCTTCCAGCCGGAGAACGTGCCGGACTACGGCATCGTCCGGGCCAACGGCGCCCCGCTCTACACGCTGGTCAACCCGGTCGACGACGCGCTGATGGAGATCACCCACGTCCTGCGCGGCGAGGACCTGCTCTCCTCCACCCCGCGCCAGATCGCCCTCTACAAGGCGCTGATCGAGCTGGGCATCGCCAAGGAGACCCCTGTCTTCGGGCACCTGCCGTACGTCATGGGCGAGGGCAACAAGAAGCTCTCCAAGCGTGACCCGCAGGCCTCGCTCAACCTTTACCGCGAGCGCGGCTTCCTCCCTCAGGGACTGCTCAACTACCTTTCCCTGCTGGGCTGGTCGATCGCCGAGGACCGCGACATCTTCTCCGTCGAGGAGATGGTGGCGGCGTTCGACATCAAGGACGTCAACGCCAACCCGGCACGCTTCGACCTGAAGAAGTGCGAGCACATCAACGCCGAGCACATCCGCATGCTCGACGTGAAGACCTTCACCGAGTCGTGCGGTCCCTGGCTGAAGGCCCCGTTCGCGCCGTGGGCCCCGGAGGCCTTCGACGCCGCCCGGTTCGAGGCCATCGCCCCCTACGCCCAGACCCGTGTCACCGTCCTCTCGGACATCACGGCCAACGTCGACTTCCTCTTCCTCGACGAGCCGGTCGAGGACGAGGCGTCCTGGGCCAAGGCGATGAAGGAGGGCTCCGACGCCCTGCTCGTCACCGCCCGGGCCAAGCTGATCGAGTCCGAGTGGAACGCCGAGGCGCTCAAGAACGCGATCCTCGCCGCCGGTGAGGAGCACGGCCTGAAGCTCGGCAAGGCCCAGGCCCCGGTCCGCGTCGCCGTCACCGGCCGCACGATCGGTCTGCCGCTCTTCGAGTCCCTCGAGATCCTGGGGCGCGAGAAGACGGTCGCCCGGATCGACGCGGCACTGGCCAAGCTGGCCGCGTAA